A stretch of DNA from Clostridium sp. JN-9:
GATGCCCCTGAAATTTCAACTTTGTTAGCTGAAAGATTCCCCTTTATTTCAGAAGCCCCGCTGGTCTTTATATTATTGGTACTAACATCTCCCCTTATATGTGATGCCCCGCTTATTGTAATTTCTTCGGCAGATACTTCTCCCTTTATGTCAGAAGAGCCGCTGGTTTTAATATGCTTTGCTTTAACACCACCCCTTATTTCAGAAGCCCCGCTGCAGTGCAGGTCTGTGCATTCTATGCTCCCGTTTATTGAACATGCCCCGCTTAATCTTACGTTCAGAAATTTTCCTCCACCTGCATTGCCAGCACCTGACAATCTTAAATCATTTAAATTTTCCTCCATATAAATTTACTGCTACTCAAAATATGGTCAAATGTACCCATACTGAGAAAATTCCTGTTTCATCGTACTCTGCCTTGCCTAAGCTACTACAGTTTGTATAGCACTCCACAGGCGTAAATTCCCGAAATAGCCTTCGGTACACATATAAGCGCTTGTTTAATTAAGCTATCTTATATTCTTTAGCATTAGCTAAATTGATTGAAGCATTTAAATCTCTATCAATAGAAGTATTGCAATTATCACATTTATACACCCTATCTGATAGTTTTAAATCTTTCTTAATCCTGCCGCAGCAACTACAGGTTTTACTACTTGGATAAAATCTATCAACTATTCTTACTTCAATACCATTTTGTTTACTTTTTGAAATAAGTTTAATTCTAAATTCATAAAACTTTTGCTGTGCAACTGCCTTTGCTAAATGTCTATTCTTCATCATTCCTCTTACATTCAAATCTTCTATTGTTATAAAGCTTGGTTTTTGCTTTATTAACTCATGCACAATCTTATTAATATAATCGGTTCTAATATTCGTAAGTCTTTGATGAAGTTTTTGCACCTTGACTATTTGTTTTTGGATATTTTGACGAGTAGTTTCCCCTTTCTCTTTTTTATTTCTTAATTTTAAATTTTCATATTTTCTTGAAAGTTTTCTTTGCTCACGTTTCAGTTTCTTTTCAATTTTCTTAACTTTTATAGTCTTATTAATATTCTTTTTAGTTATTCCATTAGAATAAACTGCAAATTCTTTAATCCCCAAATCGATGCCTATTCCAATAGATGTAGTTTTATTGTTTGTTTCAGTATCTTCATCAACTAATACAGAAACATAATATCTATCAGCTTTCTGACTTACTGTTCCACTTGTTATTCTGCCATTAGCTGGTATATAACCGTATTCCTTGAGCCTAATCCAGCCTAAAGTTGGTATTTTAATCCTATGCCTTTCAATATTCCAGTCTGTTTCATTGTTTTTGGGGAAGTAGGCTTTAACGTCTTGATTTTTCTTTTTCTTGAATTTTGGGAAACCAGTTTCACCTTTGAAGAACTTCTTAAAAGCTTTTTCTCCATTCATAATAGCCTGTTTAACTGCTTTTGAAGATACTTCTTTTATCCAAAGTTTATCTTGATTATTAGGTATATACTCATTATTAAACCATTTAGAAAAACCCATGCCGCTAACAAATCTTTTTTCTTTTTCATAAACTTCTTTATTATGAGCAATATAGAAGTTATATATGAATCTGCTTACCCCAATGGTTTGATGTATCTTTATTATTTGTTCTTCTGTTGGTTTAATCTCTGTTTTGTATGCTTTTTTCAACTTCTTCATCTTCCTTTATTTTTTTTATACTTTCTTAAGCCATAAATTCTGCAGCTAAAAACATGAAGTATTGAGATTACAGATGTCATTCACTCATCAATAAGTTTATCCCATCTTTGCGATTATAATTCAATCCACTTCCATAATCTTCAATCACTTCATCTACAATAATTCCTTTTGCATTAGCATATTGTTTAAGAAATATAACTTGATTTTTTAAATCATCTTTTTGATTAGAAGTTGAAACTCTTGTATATATAACTACCTTTAATAATTCAGCAAATTCTTTAGGCTTATAGTTCTTACTCAAATATAATCACTCCTTTTTTTGTGATTATATTACATCATGTCTGAATATATTTGCATATAAACTTATAAACTATTTTATTACTCCTTTCTATTTTTAAATTTTGTCAGCATCCTCATAAATGCTGAAGCAAATAACATAATTATTCCTATAATTATCCATGAGGTTGTATAGCCATAGTTTTTCAGCCATGTTCCCATAACTGCAGGCCCTACAGCTCCTCCAGCCCCGTATATCAATGGAAGTATTCCATTGATTCTTCCCCTGTGAGATGCAGGAGTATTATTAGCAACAAATGTTGATGAATTAATTGTTATAATAATTTCTCCAATTGTTAAAATAAAAATTGATAAAAAGAAAAACTGAAGCTTAAATACAAATGCCAGCATTCCTAGTGATATACTGTAAAGCAGCCCGCCTAAGGATATAACCTTTAAAACTTCTGCCTTATGGGTTAATCTTACTGCTAATGGAGTTAATACTATTACTATAAATCCATTAAAGGCTCCCATCATTCCATAATATCTGGCTCCTGCATTTCCATAATAATCTCCTAACTGCATTGGTATTGCAAATCCCCACTGAGTGTATGCGAACTGATAAAAGAATAATATAAAAGCATATATCAAAAGTATTGGTCTCTTGGATAATACCTTAAATACAGAGCCTTCCTCATTTTTCTCAAGTACTCTCTCTTCGTTTTCAAACTGTTCATTGTCATTTCTATATTTAGTTTCTTTAACAAAAATAAGAAT
This window harbors:
- a CDS encoding RNA-guided endonuclease TnpB family protein — protein: MKKLKKAYKTEIKPTEEQIIKIHQTIGVSRFIYNFYIAHNKEVYEKEKRFVSGMGFSKWFNNEYIPNNQDKLWIKEVSSKAVKQAIMNGEKAFKKFFKGETGFPKFKKKKNQDVKAYFPKNNETDWNIERHRIKIPTLGWIRLKEYGYIPANGRITSGTVSQKADRYYVSVLVDEDTETNNKTTSIGIGIDLGIKEFAVYSNGITKKNINKTIKVKKIEKKLKREQRKLSRKYENLKLRNKKEKGETTRQNIQKQIVKVQKLHQRLTNIRTDYINKIVHELIKQKPSFITIEDLNVRGMMKNRHLAKAVAQQKFYEFRIKLISKSKQNGIEVRIVDRFYPSSKTCSCCGRIKKDLKLSDRVYKCDNCNTSIDRDLNASINLANAKEYKIA
- a CDS encoding MFS transporter; amino-acid sequence: MGRDIKLISQYKNLPKEVYVIFISRMVNSIGSFVYPLLALILTKKIGMQKDEAGIFITSIALFTAPGMIIGGKLVDKIGRKLILVIFQGLGAIIFILCGFLKPGMTMAYILMAAPIVSSVCSPAHDSMIADLTTPSNRKQAYSLLYMGHNLGYCIGPFIGGLLFENHLSIVFIGDGITTLLSLILILIFVKETKYRNDNEQFENEERVLEKNEEGSVFKVLSKRPILLIYAFILFFYQFAYTQWGFAIPMQLGDYYGNAGARYYGMMGAFNGFIVIVLTPLAVRLTHKAEVLKVISLGGLLYSISLGMLAFVFKLQFFFLSIFILTIGEIIITINSSTFVANNTPASHRGRINGILPLIYGAGGAVGPAVMGTWLKNYGYTTSWIIIGIIMLFASAFMRMLTKFKNRKE